From the Patagioenas fasciata isolate bPatFas1 chromosome Z, bPatFas1.hap1, whole genome shotgun sequence genome, one window contains:
- the ISCA1 gene encoding iron-sulfur cluster assembly 1 homolog, mitochondrial, with protein MGLPLRPPWPSVPLISASSAPACGADLPLCPRTASQRRPAGRSACCPPITDRYPIGAGAGSVPCAETSRRDAVGAHGRGQRTGRRGAMASSASSVVRATVRAVSKRKIQATRAALTLTPSAVQKIKELLKDKPEHVGVKVGVRTRGCNGLSYTLEYTKSKGDSDEEVVQDGVRVFIEKKAQLTLLGTEMDYVEDKLSSEFVFNNPNIKGTCGCGESFNI; from the exons ATGGGCCTCCCGCTGCGGCCGCCCTGGCCAAGCGTGCCGCTTATCTCCGCGAGCAGCGCTCCTGCCTGCGGGGCCGATCTGCCCCTGTGCCCCCGCACCGCCAGTCAGCGCCGTCCGGCGGGGCGGAGCGCCTGCTGCCCGCCCATCACGGACCGCTACCCAATAGGGGCGGGCGCCGGAAGCGTGCCGTGCGCTGAGACGTCACGGCGTGACGCCGTtggtgcccatggcagagggcagAGGACGGGGCGGAGGGGGGCGATGGCCTCGTCGGCCTCGTCCGTGGTGAGGGCCACGGTGCGCGCCGTCAGCAAGCGGAAGATCCAGGCTACGCGCGCCGCCCTCACCCTG acccCATCAGCTGTTCAGAAGATAAAAGAGCTTCTTAAAGATAAACCTGAGCAT gtaGGCGTGAAAGTAGGTGTTCGCACAAGAGGATGCAATGGACTTTCTTACACATTAGAATATACAAAATCAAAAGGAGACTCTGATGAAGAAGTAGTTCAAGATG GGGTTAGAGTGTTTATTGAGAAGAAGGCACAGCTGACGCTTTTAGGCACTGAAATGGACTATGTAGAAGACAAACTGTCCAGTGAATTTGTCTTCAATAATCCAAACATCAAAGGAACATGTGGCTGTGGAGAAAGCTTTAACATCTGA